A single genomic interval of Cucumis sativus cultivar 9930 chromosome 7, Cucumber_9930_V3, whole genome shotgun sequence harbors:
- the LOC101206287 gene encoding von Willebrand factor A domain-containing protein 5A isoform X1: protein MATEFSNSVEYGLHLSKRIYYGKGSTPAALARQMSRVSEDYLPRAPMVYAVIPEPTIVDNPDIPSYQPYVHGRCVPPALIPLHMNGVSMEINCCFDTAFICVNGTWRVHCVMAGRSCECLIAVPMGEQGSLLGVEVDVTGTSHRTELVSMEDAEAIEKLTKSEDGKFLKGRRIYTLKIPKVEGGCTLSVRINWSQRIPYLDDLFCLSVPFSFPAYLVPPGKKIKNSQKILLHINSGVSSEVVCKHTSHPMKILRREVGNLSFSNDAEVSAWSNMDFDLSYSISPNDLFGGVLLQSPSLHDFDQREMFCLYIFPGQNHNRQVFRKEVVFIIDISGSMKDGPLESTKRAVLASLSQLNPEDAFNIIGFNGDTKLFSLTMEQATKEAITRATDWINANLVANGGTNILLPVEQAIKMLAETGNSIPLIFLITDGSVDNEREICNLVKASLKSGNKISPRLCTFGIGTFCNHYFLQMLSEIGRGIYDAAYDVDLIDTRFQTLFTKASSLFLANITVDAFKHLDSFELFPTQIPDLACGSPLIISGRYNGCFPESFKVSGTSADMSNSTIHLQAQRAKELLLDRVLARRQIDIMTSHAWLLESKDLQDKIAKLSKQSGFSSEYTRLILVLAKEGKKAPSIISQKMRKRFDLTKSKKVEWKGQKIILLGNQGVGFGNLTATAENLQPGKEIKATQATDLLVKAATNCFGRLIDRFCCLCFIKSCMYMNDRCVVAFTQLTAALACCEIFNCCFELCECDCF from the exons ATGGCTACCGAGTTTTCCAACTCTGTCGAGTACGGTCTCCATTTGTCAAAGCGAATTTACTATGGAAAAGGATCGACGCCGGCGGCTTTAGCTCGCCAGATGTCTAGAGTATCGGAGGATTACCTTCCGAGGGCTCCGATGGTGTACGCCGTCATACCGGAACCGACAATTGTGGACAATCCGGACATTCCGAGCTACCAGCCTTACGTACACGGGCGCTGTGTACCGCCGGCGTTAATTCCGCTGCATATGAATGGAGTTTCTATGGAAATTAATTGCTGTTTCGATACCGCGTTCATTTGTGTTAACGGAACGTGGCGCGTGCATTGCGTGATGGCGGGGAGAAGCTGTGAGTGCCTTATTGCGGTGCCGATGGGAGAGCAG GGTTCACTTCTAGGTGTTGAAGTCGACGTTACTGGAACATCTCATCGGACTGAATTAGTTTCCATGGAAGACGCAGAAGCTATAGAGAAACTGACAAAATCTGAAGATGGAAAGTTTCTGAAAGGGCGTCGGATATACACATTAAAAATTCCCAAG GTTGAAGGTGGCTGTACACTTTCGGTTCGAATCAATTGGTCCCAGAGAATACCATACCTTGACGATCTCTTCTGTCTCAGTGTACCTTTCAGTTTTCCAGCATACTTAGTTCCTCCTGGcaaaaaaatcaagaacaGTCAAAAGATCTTACTGCATATAAATTCCGGTGTTTCTTCAGAAGTTGTATGTAAACATACAAGCCATCCGATGAAG ATACTAAGACGCGAAGTTGGCAACTTAAGTTTCTCAAATGACGCAGAGGTCTCAGCATGGTCAAATATGGATTTCGATCTTTCATACTCA ATTTCTCCTAATGACTTGTTTGGTGGTGTACTCCTCCAATCGCCTTCTCTTCATGATTTTGATCAAAGAGAGATGTTTTGTCTATACATTTTTCCTGGCCAGAATCACAATCGGCAG GTTTTCAGAAAGGAAGTAGTATTTATTATAGACATAAGTGGAAGCATGAAGGATGGTCCTCTCGAGAGTACAAAGCGTGCAGTGCTTGCATCACTTTCACAGTTGAATCCTGAAGATGCATTTAACATAATAGGGTTCAATGGAGACACTAAATTATTCTCATTAACGATGGAGCAAGCAACCAAGGAAGCAATTACAAGGGCAACAGATTGGATTAACGCTAATTTAGTGGCTAATGGTGGTACTAACATCCTGCTTCCAGTGGAACAG GCTATAAAGATGTTGGCTGAAACGGGCAACTCAATTCCCCTCATTTTCCTCATTACCGATGGTTCTGTTGATAACGAGAGAGAAATATGTAATCTTGTGAAAGCTTCTTTGAAGAGTGGAAATAAAATCTCTCCTCGTCTGTGTACTTTTGGTATTG GAACATTTTGTAACCATTACTTCCTACAAATGCTATCGGAAATTGGAAGGGGGATTTATGATGCTGCTTATGATGTAG ATTTGATTGATACTCGGTTCCAGACATTATTTACAAAAGCCTCATCACTCTTTCTCGCCAACATCACCGTGGATGCTTTCAAGCATCTTGATTCATTTGAG TTGTTTCCGACTCAAATTCCAGACCTTGCATGTGGAAGCCCGTTGATAATATCAGGCCGATACAATGGATGCTTCCCAGAATCCTTCAAAGTTAGTGGCACCTCAGCGGATATGAGCAATTCCACAATCCATCTCCAAGCTCAAAGAGCGAAAGAGCTGCTTCTTGATAGG GTACTTGCGAGAagacaaattgatataatgaCTTCACATGCATGGTTATTAGAAAGCAAGGACCTCCAAGATAAG ATTGCAAAATTGAGCAAACAATCTGGGTTCTCGTCCGAGTATACACGTCTGATTCTAGTGCTGGCCAAGGAAGGGAAAAAAGCTCCATCCATCATCTCACAAAAG ATGCGCAAGCGATTCGACCTGACGAAGTCGAAAAAGGTAGAATGGAAGGGGCAGAAGATCATTTTATTAGGGAACCAAGGCGTCGGGTTTGGGAACTTGACCGCAACGGCGGAGAATCTGCAGCCaggaaaggaaataaaagCAACACAAGCTACAGATCTGTTGGTGAAAGCCGCTACAAATTGCTTTGGGAGATTGATCGACCGATTCTGTTGCTTGTGTTTCATAAAGTCTTGTATGTACATGAATGACAGGTGCGTTGTGGCTTTTACACAACTCACTGCTGCTCTTGCTTGCTGTGAAATCTTTAATTGCTGCTTTGAATTATGTGAATGTGACTGCTTCTGA
- the LOC101205436 gene encoding aldehyde dehydrogenase family 7 member B4, whose amino-acid sequence MGLSKEYGFLSEIGLGSRNLGCYVNGAWKGNGPVVSSSNPANNQVIAEVVEASTQDYEEGMQACSEAAKIWMQVPAPKRGDIVRQIGDALRAKLHQLGRLVSLEMGKILPEGIGEVQEIIDMCDFSVGLSRQLNGSIIPSERPNHMMMEMWNPLGIVGVITAFNFPCAVLGWNACIALVCGNCVVWKGAPTTPLITIAMTKLVAGVLEKNNLPGAIFTSFCGGAEIGQAIAKDRRIPLVSFTGSSKVGLMVQQTVNERYGKCLLELSGNNAIVVMDDADIQLAVRSVLFAAVGTAGQRCTTCRRLLLHESVYQKVLDQLVDVYKQVKIGDPLEKGTLLGPLHTSDSRKNFEKGIEIIKSQGGKIVIGGSVIESEGNFVEPTIVEISPNANVVKEELFAPVLYVMKFKTLKEAIEINNSVPQGLSSSIFTRRPEIIFKWTGPHGSDCGIVNVNIPTNGAEIGGAFGGEKATGGGREAGSDSWKQYMRRSTCTINYGNELPLAQGINFG is encoded by the exons ATGGGTTTGTCTAAGGAGTATGGATTCTTGAGTGAGATCGGTCTTGGTTCTCGTAATTTGGGATGTTACGTTAATGGCGCATGGAAGGGAAATGGGCCAGTAGTTTCCTCTTCGAATCCTGCTAATAATCAG GTAATTGCAGAAGTAGTGGAGGCTTCCACTCAAGATTATGAGGAGGGCATGCAGGCATGCAGTGAAGCGGCAAAAATATGGATGCAG GTTCCTGCACCCAAAAGAGGAGATATTGTAAGACAGATAGGAGATGCACTGAGAGCTAAACTCCATCAGCTTGGTCGCCTCGTGTCACTTGAGATGGGAAAGATACTCCCCGAAGGGATAGGAGAAGTTCAG GAAATTATTGACATGTGTGACTTTTCTGTTGGTCTGAGTCGACAACTTAATGGATCAATAATACCATCCGAGC GCCCCAATCATATGATGATGGAg ATGTGGAACCCTCTTGGAATAGTTGGTGTTATTACAGCTTTCAACTTTCCTTGTGCTGTTCTTG GTTGGAATGCTTGCATTGCACTAGTTTGTGGGAACTGCGTTGTTTG GAAAGGTGCTCCAACGACTCCCTTAATCACCATTGCAATGACAAAGTTAGTGGCTGGAGTTCTGGAAAAGAACAACTTACCAGGCGCGATTTTCACATCCTTTTGTGGTGGTGCTGAAATCGGGCAGGCAATAGCGAAAGACAGGCGTATTCCTTTGGTTTCATTTACTGGCAGTTCCAAG GTCGGTCTAATGGTTCAGCAAACTGTTAATGAGAGATATGGAAAATGCTTGCTTGAGTTGAGTGGGAATAATGCAATTGTTGTCATGGATGATGCTGATATCCAACTTGCTGTTCGGTCTGTTCTCTTTGCCGCTGTTGGCACAGCAGGACAACGATGCACAACATGTCGAAGGCTG CTCCTTCATGAAAGCGTCTATCAGAAAGTGCTTGATCAATTGGTTGATGTGTACAAACAAGTAAAAATTGGTGATCCTCTTGAGAAAGGTACCTTACTAGGGCCATTGCACACGTCAGATTCAAGGAAGAATTTTGAGAAGGGAATTGAGATCATAAAGTCTCAG GGAGGTAAGATTGTGATTGGAGGTTCAGTTATTGAATCAGAGGGAAACTTTGTGGAACCAACAATTGTTGAAATTTCTCCAAACGCCAATGTTGTTAAGGAAGAATTATTTGCTCCAGTTCTTTATGTCATGAAGTTTAAG ACTTTGAAAGAGGCAATTGAAATAAACAACTCTGTTCCGCAAGGGTTAAGCAGTTCTATCTTCACTCGTCGACCTGAGATCATCTTCAAATGGACTGG GCCACATGGGAGTGACTGTGGTATTGTAAATGTAAACATACCAACAAATGGAGCCGAAATCGGTGGTGCTTTTGGAGGAGAAAAGGCCACTGGAGGTGGTCGTGAAGCAGGAAGTGACTCGTGGAAGCAATACATGCGACGCTCAACTTG CACCATCAACTATGGAAATGAGTTACCATTAGCACAAGGAATCAATTTTGGATAG
- the LOC101206046 gene encoding proteasome subunit alpha type-6, giving the protein MSRGSGGGYDRHITIFSPEGRLFQVEYAFKAVKSAGTTSIGVKGRDSVCVVTQKKVPDKLLDQTSVTHLFSITKYLGLLATGITADARSLVQQARNEAAEFRFQYGYEMPVDVLAKWIADKSQVYTQHAYMRPLGVVAMVLGIDDEYGPRLFKCDPAGHFFGHKATSAGLKEQEAINFLEKKMKNDPAFTYDETVQTAISALQSVLQEDFKATEIEVGVVRSDNPIFRVLTTEEVDEHLTAISERD; this is encoded by the exons ATGAGCCGTGGAAGTGGAGGAGGTTACGATCGTCACATTACTATTTTCTCACCCGAGGGCCGCCTATTTCAAGTCG AATATGCTTTCAAGGCTGTGAAATCTGCTGGAACTACCTCGATTGGTGTCAAAGGGAGGGATTCTGTTTGCGTTGTGACTCAGAAGAAGGTCCCT GACAAACTTTTGGATCAGACAAGTGTAACTCACCTTTTCTCCATTACTAAGTATCTGGGCTTGCTCGCAACTGGCATTacag CTGATGCAAGATCACTGGTTCAACAAGCAAGGAATGAAGCAGCAGAGTTCCGTTTCCAATATGGCTACGAGATGCCAGTGGATGTATTGGCTAAATG GATTGCTGATAAATCACAAGTCTACACCCAGCATGCCTATATGAGACCACTTGGAGTTG TGGCAATGGTTTTGGGGATTGACGATGAGTATGGACCTCGTCTCTTTAAATGTGATCCTGCTGGTCATTTCTTTGGTCACAAG GCCACTAGTGCTGGGCTTAAGGAGCAGGAGGCTATTAATTtcttggaaaagaaaatgaagaacgATCCTGCTTTTACTTATGATGAGACTGTGCAG ACTGCAATTTCTGCTCTTCAATCAGTGCTGCAAGAAGACTTCAAGGCCACTGAGATCGag GTGGGAGTGGTTAGGTCGGATAATCCCATCTTCAGAGTGTTGACCACCGAAGAAGTTGATGAGCATTTGACTGCCATTAGTGAGCGAGATTGA
- the LOC101206287 gene encoding uncharacterized protein LOC101206287 isoform X2, with amino-acid sequence MEDAEAIEKLTKSEDGKFLKGRRIYTLKIPKVEGGCTLSVRINWSQRIPYLDDLFCLSVPFSFPAYLVPPGKKIKNSQKILLHINSGVSSEVVCKHTSHPMKILRREVGNLSFSNDAEVSAWSNMDFDLSYSISPNDLFGGVLLQSPSLHDFDQREMFCLYIFPGQNHNRQVFRKEVVFIIDISGSMKDGPLESTKRAVLASLSQLNPEDAFNIIGFNGDTKLFSLTMEQATKEAITRATDWINANLVANGGTNILLPVEQAIKMLAETGNSIPLIFLITDGSVDNEREICNLVKASLKSGNKISPRLCTFGIGTFCNHYFLQMLSEIGRGIYDAAYDVDLIDTRFQTLFTKASSLFLANITVDAFKHLDSFELFPTQIPDLACGSPLIISGRYNGCFPESFKVSGTSADMSNSTIHLQAQRAKELLLDRVLARRQIDIMTSHAWLLESKDLQDKIAKLSKQSGFSSEYTRLILVLAKEGKKAPSIISQKMRKRFDLTKSKKVEWKGQKIILLGNQGVGFGNLTATAENLQPGKEIKATQATDLLVKAATNCFGRLIDRFCCLCFIKSCMYMNDRCVVAFTQLTAALACCEIFNCCFELCECDCF; translated from the exons ATGGAAGACGCAGAAGCTATAGAGAAACTGACAAAATCTGAAGATGGAAAGTTTCTGAAAGGGCGTCGGATATACACATTAAAAATTCCCAAG GTTGAAGGTGGCTGTACACTTTCGGTTCGAATCAATTGGTCCCAGAGAATACCATACCTTGACGATCTCTTCTGTCTCAGTGTACCTTTCAGTTTTCCAGCATACTTAGTTCCTCCTGGcaaaaaaatcaagaacaGTCAAAAGATCTTACTGCATATAAATTCCGGTGTTTCTTCAGAAGTTGTATGTAAACATACAAGCCATCCGATGAAG ATACTAAGACGCGAAGTTGGCAACTTAAGTTTCTCAAATGACGCAGAGGTCTCAGCATGGTCAAATATGGATTTCGATCTTTCATACTCA ATTTCTCCTAATGACTTGTTTGGTGGTGTACTCCTCCAATCGCCTTCTCTTCATGATTTTGATCAAAGAGAGATGTTTTGTCTATACATTTTTCCTGGCCAGAATCACAATCGGCAG GTTTTCAGAAAGGAAGTAGTATTTATTATAGACATAAGTGGAAGCATGAAGGATGGTCCTCTCGAGAGTACAAAGCGTGCAGTGCTTGCATCACTTTCACAGTTGAATCCTGAAGATGCATTTAACATAATAGGGTTCAATGGAGACACTAAATTATTCTCATTAACGATGGAGCAAGCAACCAAGGAAGCAATTACAAGGGCAACAGATTGGATTAACGCTAATTTAGTGGCTAATGGTGGTACTAACATCCTGCTTCCAGTGGAACAG GCTATAAAGATGTTGGCTGAAACGGGCAACTCAATTCCCCTCATTTTCCTCATTACCGATGGTTCTGTTGATAACGAGAGAGAAATATGTAATCTTGTGAAAGCTTCTTTGAAGAGTGGAAATAAAATCTCTCCTCGTCTGTGTACTTTTGGTATTG GAACATTTTGTAACCATTACTTCCTACAAATGCTATCGGAAATTGGAAGGGGGATTTATGATGCTGCTTATGATGTAG ATTTGATTGATACTCGGTTCCAGACATTATTTACAAAAGCCTCATCACTCTTTCTCGCCAACATCACCGTGGATGCTTTCAAGCATCTTGATTCATTTGAG TTGTTTCCGACTCAAATTCCAGACCTTGCATGTGGAAGCCCGTTGATAATATCAGGCCGATACAATGGATGCTTCCCAGAATCCTTCAAAGTTAGTGGCACCTCAGCGGATATGAGCAATTCCACAATCCATCTCCAAGCTCAAAGAGCGAAAGAGCTGCTTCTTGATAGG GTACTTGCGAGAagacaaattgatataatgaCTTCACATGCATGGTTATTAGAAAGCAAGGACCTCCAAGATAAG ATTGCAAAATTGAGCAAACAATCTGGGTTCTCGTCCGAGTATACACGTCTGATTCTAGTGCTGGCCAAGGAAGGGAAAAAAGCTCCATCCATCATCTCACAAAAG ATGCGCAAGCGATTCGACCTGACGAAGTCGAAAAAGGTAGAATGGAAGGGGCAGAAGATCATTTTATTAGGGAACCAAGGCGTCGGGTTTGGGAACTTGACCGCAACGGCGGAGAATCTGCAGCCaggaaaggaaataaaagCAACACAAGCTACAGATCTGTTGGTGAAAGCCGCTACAAATTGCTTTGGGAGATTGATCGACCGATTCTGTTGCTTGTGTTTCATAAAGTCTTGTATGTACATGAATGACAGGTGCGTTGTGGCTTTTACACAACTCACTGCTGCTCTTGCTTGCTGTGAAATCTTTAATTGCTGCTTTGAATTATGTGAATGTGACTGCTTCTGA
- the LOC101205671 gene encoding uncharacterized protein LOC101205671, with protein MSATVLSDTILEPQTASTKLIVHMEAEFVKCDCCGLTEECTPAYIERVRERYSGNWICGLCSEAIKYEILRSDSLITAEEAMENHMNLCKKFTSLKPPPNPTVHLITAMRQILKRSLDSPSSRALRSMPTSPTKKGSRPPALTRTGSCFSSLSGS; from the coding sequence ATGTCTGCTACTGTTCTAAGCGATACAATCCTAGAACCTCAAACAGCATCAACGAAGCTAATCGTTCACATGGAGGCTGAGTTCGTCAAATGCGATTGCTGTGGACTAACGGAAGAGTGTACACCAGCATACATAGAACGAGTTCGTGAGCGTTACAGTGGGAATTGGATCTGTGGTCTCTGTTCTGAAGCAATCAAATACGAAATCCTCCGTTCCGATAGTCTAATCACGGCGGAGGAAGCCATGGAAAATCACATGAATCTATGCAAGAAATTCACATCGTTGAAACCACCTCCGAATCCTACAGTGCATTTAATTACGGCGATGAGACAGATTCTGAAACGGAGCTTAGATTCTCCTTCCTCACGTGCTCTGAGGTCCATGCCTACAAGTCCGACGAAGAAAGGGTCACGACCTCCGGCGCTGACTCGAACAGGAAGCTGCTTTTCATCTCTATCTGGTTCGTGA